CGGCGTGATGCTACCCGTGACCGACAGGCCAGGCAGCCCGGCCCGCTCCGCCAATCCGGCCAATCCCGCCAAACCCGTGAGCCCCGCCAGAGCGCACGCCACCGTCAACGGCACCATGTGCCGCCGGAAGGCCTGCGCCGCCGCCCGCATCCGGTGGCGGATGCAGGCGGCGCGCCCTGCGCGCGGGCGCATCACGCGGGCTGCCTATGCGGGCGAGGCCCAGCGGATGAGGCCCAGCGAATGCGGGTCTGCCAGCAGCGGGTGCACCGGTGCGGCCCGCACGGTAAAGCCGAAGCGTCCGGCCTCCGCCGGGCGGGTGCTGCCGCTGAAGGTCTGCCAGCCGTCGCGCCGTTCGCCCTCGGGGGTCATGACCGTCAGCTGGCGCTGGGCAAAGGAGCCGTCCTGCCCCAGCGGCCCGGCGTACAACTGGACGAGCACGTGTTCCGCCGCGATGTCGTCGAGGTACAGTTCCGCCTCCACCCGCAGCGAATCGCCCACGTGCAGGGTGTCCTCCACCCGGCTGCGCACGTTGCGGATCTGTACCGCGCTCCACTTGGTCATCATGTCCATGCGCCATTCGGAAAGCTCGCGCGCCGGGACGAAGCCGTCGCGCGCGAGGCGCATGTAGTAGCCGTGGGCCGGGGAATAGGCCGTGCCCAGATAGTCCAGCACCATGCGGTGCGAGTTGTAGCGGGGGGCAAGCTCCTTCAGCGCGGCCTTCATGCGGCGTATCCACGAGCGGGGCAGGCCGCCCCGGCCTCGGTCGTAGAATTCCGGGATGATGTCGTTTTCCAGGATGTTGTAGAGGGTCTGCATCTCCACGAAGTCCTGGTAGTCCGGGTCGTCGTATTCCTCGCCCTTGCCGATGGCCCAGCCCAGGCTGTTGTCCGGCCTGTAGGCCTCGTCCCACCAGCCGTCCAGGGTGGAGAACTGCACCACGCCGTTGAGCATGGCCTTCATGCCGCTGGTGCCGCAGGCCTCCAGGGGGCGACGGGGGTTGTTCAGCCACACGTCGCAGCCCGTGACCAGGTACGAGGCCACCTCCATGTCGTAGTCTTCCAGAAAGACCACGCTCATGTTCGCGCCCTGCGAACGGCTGAAGGCGATCAGATCCTTGATCAGCTGCTTGCCGCCCTGGTCCTGGGGGTGCGCCTTGCCCGCGATGATGAACTGCACCGGGCGTTCGCGGTCGCCCAGGATGCGTTCCAGCCGTTCGCGGTCCTGCAACAGCAGGTTGGCGCGCTTGTAGGTGGCGAAGCGCCGGGCAAAGCCGATGGTCAGGGCCTCGGGGTTCAGCACCTCTTCGGCGGCCTGGATGTCCTGCCGCCGCGCCCCCTGCGCGGCCAGCTGGCGGCGCAGCCGCTCGCGCACGAAGTCCACCAGCCGGGCGCGCAGCCGTTCGTGGGTGCGCCAGAACTCGGCGTCGGAAATGGTGTCCACCTGGCTCCAGGCGCGGGCGCAGTCCGGGTCCTCGCGCCAGTTGGAGCCAAGGTACCTGTCGTACAGCATGCCGATGTCCTGGGCCACCCAGGTGGGCGCGTGCACCCCGTTGGTCAGTGCGCCGATGGGCACGTCCTCCACCGGGAACTGGTGCCACACCTGCTTCCACATGTTGCGCGACACGCGGCCATGCAGGGTGGAGACGCCGTTGTTGGCGCGCGACAGGCGCAGGGCCAGCACGGTCATGCAGAAGGGTTCCGCGTCGTCGTGGGGGGCTTCTCGCCCAAGGGCCATGAACACCTTGAAGGCCAGCCCCATGTCGCGGGCGTAGGATTCGAAGTAGCGGTGCATCAGGTCCGGGGCGAAGCGATCGTTGCCTGCGGGCACCGGGGTGTGCGTGGTGAAGATGGAGCCGGAGGCGGCAACCTCCGTTGCGGCCTCGAAGGGCAGCCCGTGCTCCTTCATGTACAGCCGCACCCGCTCAAGCCCCGCGAAGGCGGAATGCCCCTCGTTCATGTGGATGACCTTGGGGTCGATGCCCAGCACCTTCAGCGCCTTGATGCCGCCGATGCCCAGCAGGATTTCCTGCCACAGGCGCATTTCGATGTTGCCGCCGTACAGCCGTTCGGTGATCTGGCGGAAGTCGGGCGGGTTTTCCGGCAGGTTGGTGTCCAGCAGGTACAGGGTCACGCGGCCAACGGCCACCTGCCAGATGCGCGCCGCAAGGGGGCGGTCGCCCACGTCCAGCCGCACCACGGCGGGCTGGCCGTCGGGCGTCAGGGCAGGGCGCATGGGCATCTGCTCGAAATCGTAGACGGGGTAGCGTTCCTGCTGCCAGCCGTCGGGGGTCATGTACTGGCGGAAATATCCCTGCTGATAGGCAATGCCGATGCCCACCAGCGGCACGTTGAGGTCGCTGGCCGACTTCAGGTGGTCGCCCGCCAGAATGCCGAGGCCGCCGGAATAGATGGGCAGGCACAGGGCCAGGCCGAATTCCAGGCTGAAATAGGCCACGGCGGGCGTGCCGGTGGCGACGCCCTCGAACTTGTGGGGCGACGGCCTGCCCACGTACTGGCGCAACTGCTCCACGGCATCGGCCAATCGTTCCTTGAAGAACGCGTCGCGAGAGAGTTCCTCAAGGGTGCGCTGGGGCACGTGGTTCAGGAACCATACCGGGTTGCGGTAGCTTTCCTGCCACAGGCGCTGGTCCATCTGCGAGAAGATGGTCTCCATGTCGCTGTTCCACGAGAACCAGAGGTTGTAGGCCAGTTCCCACAACCCTTCGAGCCCTTCGGGCAGCTTGGGGATGACGCTGAAGACCTTGAGCGGCTGCATGCTGCGTACCTCCCGGCGGTGCGGCGTGTGTGCTTTTGACTTGCCTGCGAGAGTGGCATAGGAACAGACGGTCCGGCGGCCCCCCGCTTGATCGTCGGGGGCCAGCGGGTCTGTGGAGTTACGGTATTCTTTCACAGGAGCTTTTTCGTGACAAGTGCAAGCAGCGTTATCGAGGGAACTCCGGCGTTGCGGGTGCGGGTGCGCTACCTGCGCGACGCCCGGGCGCTGTACGCTCTTGGCGACGGCCCCGGCGGCCTTGCCCCGGCCACGCCGTTTTCCGCGGGCATGGACCTGCGCGCCTGCATGGACGCGGAAGAGGCGATCCTGCCTGCCGGGTCGCGGCTGGCCATCCCCGCCGGGGTGGCCGTGGAGCCCCTGTCGCCCGGCGCGGCGGGGTTCGTGTACTCGCGCAGCGGGCTTGGCACGCGCATGGGGCTTACCGTCAGCCAGGGGGTCGGCGTCATCGACCCCGACTATCGCGGCGAGATCGTGGTCTCGCTGCTGAACACCTCTGGCGAGGAACGACGAATTCGCCGTGGCGAGCGCATCGCGCAGCTAGTGTTCCAGCCGTATTTCCACGCCCTCGTCGAAGAGGCGAATGCCCTTGGCGAGACGGCGCGCGGCGCGGGCGGGTTCGGGCATACCGGCGCTCTGTAGAAACTGTTTCCGACCGGAAACTGCCAGAGACGTGGGCAACCCCACCGCACTCCGCCGCATCCGAATACTTCCATCATTCTCCGGAGACACGCCATGAGCGA
This genomic window from Nitratidesulfovibrio sp. SRB-5 contains:
- the glgP gene encoding alpha-glucan family phosphorylase, with the protein product MQPLKVFSVIPKLPEGLEGLWELAYNLWFSWNSDMETIFSQMDQRLWQESYRNPVWFLNHVPQRTLEELSRDAFFKERLADAVEQLRQYVGRPSPHKFEGVATGTPAVAYFSLEFGLALCLPIYSGGLGILAGDHLKSASDLNVPLVGIGIAYQQGYFRQYMTPDGWQQERYPVYDFEQMPMRPALTPDGQPAVVRLDVGDRPLAARIWQVAVGRVTLYLLDTNLPENPPDFRQITERLYGGNIEMRLWQEILLGIGGIKALKVLGIDPKVIHMNEGHSAFAGLERVRLYMKEHGLPFEAATEVAASGSIFTTHTPVPAGNDRFAPDLMHRYFESYARDMGLAFKVFMALGREAPHDDAEPFCMTVLALRLSRANNGVSTLHGRVSRNMWKQVWHQFPVEDVPIGALTNGVHAPTWVAQDIGMLYDRYLGSNWREDPDCARAWSQVDTISDAEFWRTHERLRARLVDFVRERLRRQLAAQGARRQDIQAAEEVLNPEALTIGFARRFATYKRANLLLQDRERLERILGDRERPVQFIIAGKAHPQDQGGKQLIKDLIAFSRSQGANMSVVFLEDYDMEVASYLVTGCDVWLNNPRRPLEACGTSGMKAMLNGVVQFSTLDGWWDEAYRPDNSLGWAIGKGEEYDDPDYQDFVEMQTLYNILENDIIPEFYDRGRGGLPRSWIRRMKAALKELAPRYNSHRMVLDYLGTAYSPAHGYYMRLARDGFVPARELSEWRMDMMTKWSAVQIRNVRSRVEDTLHVGDSLRVEAELYLDDIAAEHVLVQLYAGPLGQDGSFAQRQLTVMTPEGERRDGWQTFSGSTRPAEAGRFGFTVRAAPVHPLLADPHSLGLIRWASPA
- the dut gene encoding dUTP diphosphatase, translated to MTSASSVIEGTPALRVRVRYLRDARALYALGDGPGGLAPATPFSAGMDLRACMDAEEAILPAGSRLAIPAGVAVEPLSPGAAGFVYSRSGLGTRMGLTVSQGVGVIDPDYRGEIVVSLLNTSGEERRIRRGERIAQLVFQPYFHALVEEANALGETARGAGGFGHTGAL